Within the Alteromonas sp. M12 genome, the region TTACTCTGTTATGGGGTGTGCTGGGTGACATTCAGGTTAATCCCTATTTAATCGATGCCATCATTGGCTTCTCGGTTGTGTACAAAGGCTTTGATAATCTGGGAGGTTTTAAACGCGTGTTTGGCAGGCAGCCAGATACCAAGTTGGCCGTGTTGATATTTGGTTTATTTCATGGTTTTGGATTAGCCACTAAATTGCAAGAGTTTGAACTGGTTCCAGACGGGTTAGTTGCCAATATGATTGCATTTAACATCGGCGTCGAACTGGGGCAATTTATGGCGCTCGTCTTCATTGTTATTGTGATTAACTTTTGGCGGAAACTACCGTCATTCGAGCGTTTTTCCACTGTTACGAACACCATGCTTATGAGCGCTGGACTAATGTTAATGGGGCTTCAATTAACTGGCTATTATTTATATTAATAAGAACGAGAAAAATTTATGACACAAGATGTAGTAAGTACCAAAACATTAGTAAAATCGACCATTGCAGCCACCATTATCGCAGCCGTG harbors:
- a CDS encoding HupE/UreJ family protein gives rise to the protein MPNNIKPFAAFLLGLLLVSLSFGALAHGVDDNTRVFLEQNSGVQFIPFIYIGAKHMFTGYDHILFLVGVIFFLYRSRDVLLYVSMFTVGHSITLLWGVLGDIQVNPYLIDAIIGFSVVYKGFDNLGGFKRVFGRQPDTKLAVLIFGLFHGFGLATKLQEFELVPDGLVANMIAFNIGVELGQFMALVFIVIVINFWRKLPSFERFSTVTNTMLMSAGLMLMGLQLTGYYLY